CCAGGCGGTTGAATATACAGACGTAAGGGAAATATTTAAAAACCCGCTCCACCCTTATACGGTAGGCCTTTTAAATTCCATACCCAAGCTTACAGAAAATCAGGACAGGCTCTACAATATAGAGGGTATGGTACCGGGGCCTAAAGATTTGCCTAAGGGCTGCCGCTTTGCCCCCAGATGCGAGTTTGCAAAAGAACGGTGCTATGAAATCATGCCGGAGCTTATTGACGCGGGAAAGGGCCATCAGGTAAGGTGCTTCAAATATGGAAAATAAAGATAAAAAGGAACTCCTTAAGGTTTCCGGCCTAAAGGTATATTATGCATCACAAAAAAGCAAAGGAAAGCCTGTAAAGGCCGTAGACGGTATCTCTTTTTCCGTATATGAAGGAGAAACCTTCGGTATTGTAGGAGAATCGGGCTGCGGAAAATCCACTACAGGCAGGGCCATCGTTTCTTTAATAAAGCCCACAGAGGGAGAAATCCTTTTCAAAGGCCAAAGTCTTTCAGGCTTTACAAGAAAAGACAGGCTTCACCTTGCAAAAAACCTGCAGCTTATTTTTCAGGATTCGGCTTCTTCTCTTGACCCGAGATTTACCATAGGAAAAACCATAGAAGAGCCTTTATCCATACATAAATTAAAGGACAGTAAAAAGAGAAAAGAAATCGCCCTAAAGCTTATGATAGATGTAGGCCTAAGGGAAGAATATTATGACAGGTTCCCTCATGAGTTTTCAGGAGGCCAAAGGCAAAGAATCGGTATCGCAAGGGCATTGGCCTTAAACCCTTCCCTTATTGTATGCGACGAGCCGGTATCGGCTCTTGATGTATCCATACAGGCCCAAATACTGAATTTAATGAAGGATATTCAGAAGGAATATAATTTAACTTATATTTTCATATCCCATAATCTTTCCGTAGTGCGGTTTTTCTGCGACAGGGTAGCCGTGATGTATTTGGGGCATATTGTTGAAATTTCTTATAAGGACGAAATATTTAATAATCCCCTTCACCCCTATACCAAGGCTCTCCTGGATTCAATACCGCTGCCTGACCCTGATGCAAAAACCATGGAGGAAATGCTCGAAGGGGACGTTCCAAGCCCCGAAGACCCGCCTTCCGGCTGTGTCTTCCATACAAGATGCAAATATGCCTGTGAAGAATGCACCCAAAAGGCTCCGGCGCTTCTGGAAAGAGTAAAAGGCCATTGGGTTTGCTGCCATAGAATAGGGCAGGGACTGTTTTGACGAAAGAAGCAAAAGAGCACATAAAAAGCGGATTTATTATGAAGAAGCAGCAAAAGCCTATTCTCCGCAGGTTCAAAAACACGGCTTCCCCTTGGAAACGGTACATTTTTGAGTTTTCGCGAATATACGGTTTTGCTGCTATTTAACTTTAAATTTACCATAGTATCTTTGAAAAGGTCATTCTTTTACTGTTTTTGCTGTAAAATTTATACTTTATTAATAGTGAATAAATTAATTAAAAAGCTGTTATAATCTGTTATAATTAAAATTAGCGCAAGAGCGATATGGTCGGTTAGGCTTAGCTTCCTGCATAAGGGGGTGATGCCATGACAGACTATCAAATGTTTGATTTAATTATCAAAGTTACAAGTCTGTTTTTTGTTATATTAGCGTATGCTAATAGCACAAAAAAATAGCCGTCCCTATCCCAAAGGTTTGACGACTATTTTTGTATAGTTTTGCAAGCTTAACCGTCTTTAAAGCCGCTACGCTACTGAGTGCCAATGTTGACGCATCGGTACTCTTTTTATTCTTATCTTATTATATGCCTATTATACTATAAAAAGTTATAAAATACAAATCTATTAATTATTTTTCTCATGGATCCGGAGCTGCCGCAGGAAGGATTTATTTTTTAAAATTTTATACTTGGTCGTCGGTGAAACTATTAAGGAGACTTTTTGATACTTTTCTTAAAATATAATTAATATGACAACAAAAACAATAAGTACTTATGTTGAATGTTGTTATCATTATTTATTTTAAGAAAGGTGATATTATGAGATTAAGAGAGCGTGTAAAAACATTTGATTTAACAGTAGCAGATGTTTCCAATTTAATTAAATTTCAACGAGAAATTCAAAGTGCCTTTGACATGAATACTACTCAGAGTAAATTATCTAATGCAATAAGTGCGATTACCGGTTTATACGGAATTATAGGAACATTTTATTCCTTACCCTATTCCTACGCTTCCGGTATAGCTGCATTAGTTATAGATACGGCTAATCAGATGTACCAAGAT
This is a stretch of genomic DNA from Anaeropeptidivorans aminofermentans. It encodes these proteins:
- a CDS encoding ABC transporter ATP-binding protein yields the protein MENKDKKELLKVSGLKVYYASQKSKGKPVKAVDGISFSVYEGETFGIVGESGCGKSTTGRAIVSLIKPTEGEILFKGQSLSGFTRKDRLHLAKNLQLIFQDSASSLDPRFTIGKTIEEPLSIHKLKDSKKRKEIALKLMIDVGLREEYYDRFPHEFSGGQRQRIGIARALALNPSLIVCDEPVSALDVSIQAQILNLMKDIQKEYNLTYIFISHNLSVVRFFCDRVAVMYLGHIVEISYKDEIFNNPLHPYTKALLDSIPLPDPDAKTMEEMLEGDVPSPEDPPSGCVFHTRCKYACEECTQKAPALLERVKGHWVCCHRIGQGLF